The following proteins are encoded in a genomic region of Thermococcus pacificus:
- a CDS encoding ABC transporter permease translates to MKVSKWSERLFGTPIFDPVVTTSFLFPLLYLIAFLIIPVLAMLTIAFVYNGHISLHWFSNILKSDYYISRPTGEFYRLITMPSGEKIYYVQGVDFGVILNSIIVSISVMILTTILGTVFAFVMARYDFPGKNIVRILLFVPLLVTPFVNVFIVKKMFLPDGIINWLFYDLLHLFPHRIVIDGLVGVIVAQSLTYYPIVYLNAYASFINIDPTLEEQAENLGSGGFHLFRTVTFPLALPGIAAGATLVGIFSLEDLAAPIVFQGNPLARKLMSFQIYSAFTSGFNVGSPQLAALAIIMLTIAILMFLGIRKYVSMRQYAMLSKGGRWKPRVAKPKGWQAALIYLVVLPLLLLSIFPQVGVVLLAFSESWSGTWPDGFTTQHIMSIITQPDIERVIMNSVMYSTVAIVVIILLSLTASYASSRFKKSQLGPVLDSLATIPIAVPGIVIAMGYFFFFAKVFPNTPLDPTNLLGFNPAMVLVLAYSIRRLPFAARSISAGIQQVHVSLEEAALNLGASRWKALTGILIPLILLNLLGGAMLSFVYCMSETSVGITLGSINPDYYPITARMVELMTSAVGSANLAAALGVFLMTVQIIAIVLANVITKQRYSFIGLT, encoded by the coding sequence ATGAAGGTTAGCAAGTGGAGCGAGAGACTCTTCGGAACACCTATATTTGACCCCGTCGTGACGACGTCGTTCCTGTTCCCCCTCCTGTATCTGATAGCGTTTCTAATAATACCAGTGCTGGCGATGCTGACAATAGCCTTCGTCTACAACGGCCATATCTCACTGCACTGGTTCAGCAACATTCTGAAGTCTGACTACTACATAAGCCGGCCGACCGGCGAGTTCTACAGGCTTATCACGATGCCCAGCGGGGAGAAGATATACTACGTCCAGGGCGTTGACTTTGGGGTCATACTCAACTCGATAATAGTGTCGATCAGCGTCATGATACTGACCACCATCCTCGGAACGGTGTTCGCCTTCGTGATGGCCCGCTACGACTTCCCGGGTAAGAACATCGTCAGGATACTCCTCTTCGTGCCGCTTCTCGTCACGCCCTTCGTTAACGTCTTCATCGTCAAGAAGATGTTCCTTCCGGACGGCATCATCAACTGGCTCTTCTATGACCTCCTGCACCTATTCCCGCACAGAATCGTCATAGACGGCCTCGTCGGCGTCATAGTCGCCCAGTCCCTGACATACTACCCCATCGTTTACCTCAACGCCTACGCGAGCTTCATCAACATTGATCCGACGCTTGAGGAGCAGGCCGAGAACCTTGGGAGCGGCGGCTTCCACCTCTTCAGGACGGTCACGTTCCCGCTTGCCCTCCCCGGAATAGCGGCGGGGGCTACTCTCGTTGGAATATTCAGCCTTGAAGACCTGGCCGCCCCCATCGTCTTCCAGGGCAACCCGCTCGCCAGGAAGCTCATGTCCTTCCAGATCTACAGCGCATTCACCAGCGGCTTCAACGTTGGAAGCCCGCAGCTCGCGGCCCTGGCAATCATCATGCTCACCATAGCGATTCTGATGTTCCTTGGAATAAGGAAGTACGTTAGCATGAGGCAGTACGCCATGCTCAGCAAGGGAGGAAGGTGGAAGCCGAGGGTTGCGAAGCCCAAGGGCTGGCAGGCGGCTCTCATTTACCTCGTCGTCCTCCCGTTGCTCCTCCTGTCAATATTCCCACAGGTCGGTGTCGTCCTGCTGGCATTCAGCGAGAGCTGGTCCGGAACCTGGCCAGATGGCTTCACGACCCAGCACATAATGAGCATAATCACCCAGCCGGACATCGAGCGTGTCATCATGAACAGCGTCATGTACTCGACCGTGGCCATTGTGGTCATCATTCTGCTGTCCCTCACGGCTTCCTACGCCTCCAGCAGGTTCAAGAAGAGCCAGCTCGGCCCGGTCCTCGATAGCCTAGCCACGATTCCGATAGCCGTTCCCGGTATCGTCATAGCGATGGGCTATTTCTTCTTCTTCGCCAAGGTCTTCCCGAACACTCCCCTCGACCCGACCAACCTGCTCGGCTTCAACCCCGCGATGGTGCTCGTGCTGGCATACTCCATAAGGCGTCTGCCCTTCGCGGCGCGCTCCATCTCAGCGGGAATCCAGCAGGTTCACGTCTCGCTCGAGGAGGCGGCACTTAACCTCGGTGCGAGCAGGTGGAAGGCCCTCACTGGAATCCTGATACCGCTGATACTCCTGAACCTCCTCGGTGGAGCCATGCTCAGCTTCGTCTACTGTATGAGCGAGACCAGCGTCGGCATCACCTTGGGTTCAATCAACCCTGACTACTACCCGATAACCGCCAGGATGGTCGAGCTGATGACGAGCGCCGTTGGAAGCGCCAACCTCGCCGCTGCGCTCGGTGTCTTCCTTATGACGGTTCAGATAATCGCCATAGTCCTTGCGAACGTGATAACCAAGCAGAGGTACTCCTTCATAGGTCTCACATGA
- a CDS encoding metallophosphoesterase yields MQGKKLLALLMALLAVVAIPVSTVSAASASPAPGEILLQPLPGAPVIGSPGEIVEIRPAEGVSIQSLQIVSILHGPYDLEIIGTDNGVLKAKIPEDAVPDVYFLVVKSDEGEVAIPNGVWVVKENPKLLRIAHLSDIHVTSGAKIGFVCGDYFQKSLPEILKYCDHPYAMHSYTAHVSAMTYYAMTGLQGQGVVNVIVSTGDDVDTSGDQEGYRMFDHGILMGTAAGTPFISIKGNHDHPPTYYTKYVNPRYFYEVIGDFLIIGLDSRGEERHPEMEQLQWMEDVLKAHPNKTVIVLVHHPFWYSTPDGKWGGTIKGYTAFDDGDWSALTKFVSWDWEGRNGEYDDIARYFLQMVEKYNIRLVLAGHIHKDKPVLYVDKNGNEHWFYTVTTTGAPDKTSNPPSETDKKLGYTVPSWYGSQVIYVYSNGTVEFPLTGDVLHEGISSLPIPQKFIVYRQNGEDGTAIKFVNELDQTVSGPLVLQIPEGAKIDPDHTNITYTVLGEREIGGAYYVLINATVPEGISQIAAVKETDTKPPDVKVGYITPSKPKPGSLFKVYISASDNVGIRDMKVQIVSDGKVLAEYPAFSMKPSTVSATYLTTVPGVNATEFTIKVIATDFYDNTAEATYEVGGTTTTTTGSSQSTSQSSESTCGPGILVGLALLPVLLKRRE; encoded by the coding sequence ATGCAGGGCAAAAAGCTTCTGGCCCTTTTAATGGCCCTTCTCGCAGTAGTAGCAATACCAGTCAGCACAGTTTCAGCAGCTTCAGCATCTCCAGCACCCGGTGAAATCCTCCTCCAGCCGCTGCCCGGTGCCCCCGTGATAGGAAGTCCAGGAGAAATTGTTGAAATACGTCCCGCCGAGGGGGTCTCGATACAGTCACTCCAGATAGTTTCGATACTCCACGGTCCCTACGATCTGGAGATCATTGGAACGGATAACGGTGTCCTGAAGGCCAAGATACCAGAGGACGCCGTTCCGGACGTTTACTTCCTCGTCGTCAAGAGCGACGAGGGCGAGGTAGCGATACCCAACGGCGTCTGGGTGGTGAAGGAGAACCCCAAGCTCCTCAGGATAGCCCACCTCAGCGACATCCACGTCACCAGCGGTGCTAAGATAGGCTTCGTCTGTGGGGACTACTTCCAGAAGAGCCTCCCGGAGATACTGAAGTACTGCGACCACCCGTACGCGATGCACAGCTACACCGCCCACGTGAGTGCCATGACCTACTACGCCATGACCGGCCTCCAGGGCCAGGGCGTCGTCAACGTGATAGTCAGCACCGGTGACGACGTGGACACCAGTGGCGACCAGGAAGGCTACAGGATGTTTGATCACGGCATTCTCATGGGGACTGCCGCAGGAACGCCCTTCATAAGCATAAAGGGCAACCACGACCATCCACCGACCTACTACACCAAGTACGTGAACCCCAGGTATTTCTACGAGGTCATCGGTGACTTCCTCATAATCGGCCTCGACAGCCGCGGCGAGGAGAGGCACCCGGAGATGGAGCAGCTCCAGTGGATGGAGGACGTCCTCAAGGCCCACCCGAACAAGACCGTCATCGTCCTCGTCCACCACCCGTTCTGGTACAGCACCCCCGATGGGAAGTGGGGCGGAACCATAAAGGGCTACACCGCCTTTGATGACGGCGACTGGAGTGCCCTCACCAAGTTCGTCAGCTGGGACTGGGAGGGAAGGAACGGCGAGTACGACGACATAGCGAGGTACTTCCTCCAGATGGTTGAGAAGTACAACATCAGGCTCGTCCTTGCAGGACACATTCACAAGGACAAGCCGGTTCTATACGTTGACAAGAACGGTAACGAGCACTGGTTCTACACGGTAACTACCACCGGCGCCCCGGACAAGACCAGCAACCCGCCGAGCGAAACGGACAAGAAACTGGGCTACACCGTGCCAAGCTGGTATGGCTCACAGGTCATCTACGTGTACTCCAACGGCACCGTTGAGTTCCCGCTCACCGGGGACGTTCTCCACGAGGGTATAAGCTCACTGCCGATCCCGCAGAAGTTCATCGTTTACAGGCAGAATGGTGAAGACGGAACGGCCATCAAGTTCGTGAATGAACTTGATCAGACCGTCAGCGGGCCGCTTGTTCTCCAGATACCAGAGGGTGCCAAGATAGACCCGGACCACACCAACATAACCTACACCGTCCTCGGTGAGAGGGAAATAGGTGGGGCGTATTACGTTCTCATAAACGCCACGGTTCCGGAGGGGATAAGCCAGATAGCGGCGGTTAAGGAGACCGACACCAAGCCGCCGGACGTCAAGGTGGGCTACATCACACCGAGCAAGCCGAAGCCGGGAAGCCTCTTCAAGGTCTACATCTCCGCGAGCGACAACGTTGGAATAAGGGACATGAAGGTTCAGATAGTAAGCGACGGAAAGGTCCTCGCCGAGTATCCGGCGTTCTCAATGAAGCCGTCCACGGTCTCGGCGACCTACCTCACCACGGTTCCGGGCGTCAACGCCACAGAGTTCACAATCAAGGTCATAGCCACAGACTTCTACGACAACACCGCGGAGGCTACCTACGAGGTCGGCGGCACCACCACGACCACAACCGGTAGCTCCCAGAGCACGAGCCAGAGCTCGGAAAGCACCTGCGGCCCGGGAATACTCGTTGGCCTGGCTCTCCTCCCCGTTCTCCTCAAGAGGAGGGAGTGA
- a CDS encoding CGP-CTERM sorting domain-containing protein, whose amino-acid sequence MKKAAIILAVFVLFGVFGFAAASATTIGVDLAHGENDKGLTVLTDKDGNVVADGMIKTISDVTWAYIGPADKADTLGIQQVGEQITYDAIKDIDFLIIGQPAQAFTPDEINALKQWWDDGNRILWIAGDSDYGSGVQTIDNVNAVLDALGVNLRLDQCSVEDSQSNAGAGYRVVGIVNPDDKTPNKEDITKDLQNGGKVLFHGPGVVAYVDDSGNWQTIQPNAGLENVYVIVTSSENGQIVENSDPAANAYTVGDTGKFPLLAVQVFPDKKNVLIVSGETPYGGYEPMWAPEYSEVKLDGPTFVTNFIHWAVSTQQSLGEEEGSEGSGSTCGPAALVGLALIPLALYRKRE is encoded by the coding sequence ATGAAGAAGGCTGCAATAATACTTGCGGTGTTTGTACTCTTTGGTGTTTTTGGTTTTGCGGCGGCAAGTGCCACCACCATAGGAGTTGACCTCGCCCACGGCGAGAACGACAAGGGATTGACAGTTCTGACGGACAAGGATGGTAACGTTGTAGCGGACGGAATGATAAAGACCATCAGCGATGTTACTTGGGCTTACATCGGCCCGGCCGACAAGGCCGACACCCTCGGAATCCAGCAGGTTGGCGAGCAGATCACCTACGATGCCATAAAGGACATTGACTTCCTCATCATAGGCCAGCCGGCCCAGGCCTTTACACCTGACGAGATCAACGCCCTCAAGCAGTGGTGGGACGACGGCAACAGAATCCTCTGGATCGCCGGTGACAGCGACTACGGAAGCGGCGTCCAGACAATAGACAACGTTAATGCTGTTCTCGACGCCCTCGGTGTTAACCTCAGGCTCGACCAGTGTTCAGTCGAGGACTCCCAGAGCAACGCTGGAGCCGGCTACCGTGTCGTTGGAATCGTCAACCCGGACGACAAGACCCCCAACAAGGAGGACATCACCAAGGACCTCCAGAACGGCGGAAAGGTCCTCTTCCACGGGCCTGGCGTCGTAGCTTACGTTGACGACAGCGGCAACTGGCAGACCATCCAGCCGAACGCCGGCCTTGAGAACGTTTACGTTATCGTCACCAGCAGCGAGAACGGGCAGATCGTCGAGAACAGCGACCCGGCTGCCAACGCTTACACTGTAGGTGATACTGGGAAGTTCCCGCTTCTGGCCGTTCAGGTCTTCCCGGACAAGAAGAACGTCCTCATCGTCAGCGGTGAGACTCCCTACGGTGGCTATGAACCCATGTGGGCCCCGGAGTACAGTGAGGTCAAGCTCGACGGGCCGACCTTCGTCACCAACTTCATCCACTGGGCCGTGAGCACCCAGCAGAGCCTTGGTGAGGAAGAGGGTAGCGAGGGCAGCGGAAGCACCTGCGGTCCGGCCGCTCTCGTCGGTCTCGCCCTCATACCACTCGCCCTCTACAGGAAGAGGGAGTGA
- a CDS encoding DUF447 domain-containing protein, which produces MELLELLNEGQVYEVLLVTESNVTPVGVVRRGHSLFFKLFGGKSAVEIKRRPLASIQITNDVELLVRLALNLEITLEFEEKDGHRWIKGLPGVYGRVEFGEEHHEDELGSTVVLKCSLVPEGEIRGNQPPRPVSRADNYLLEMAVNLTRLLVAVRNGKREEAERLYLEVVRDYDMYKKFGGGSETAERMLEIAMGTFD; this is translated from the coding sequence ATGGAACTGCTGGAACTCCTCAACGAGGGCCAGGTCTACGAGGTTCTTCTGGTAACAGAGTCGAACGTAACCCCCGTTGGGGTTGTTAGGAGGGGACACTCGCTCTTCTTCAAGCTCTTCGGCGGTAAGAGTGCGGTTGAGATAAAAAGGCGCCCCCTAGCATCGATACAAATAACCAACGACGTGGAGCTTCTGGTGAGGCTCGCCCTCAACCTTGAGATTACTCTGGAGTTTGAGGAGAAGGACGGACACAGGTGGATAAAGGGGCTTCCGGGCGTTTACGGGCGTGTTGAGTTCGGAGAGGAGCATCATGAGGATGAACTTGGTTCAACGGTAGTTCTTAAGTGCTCTCTCGTTCCGGAAGGAGAGATTAGGGGGAACCAGCCCCCAAGGCCGGTAAGCCGCGCCGACAACTACCTCCTCGAGATGGCGGTGAACCTGACGAGACTCCTCGTGGCGGTGAGGAACGGGAAGAGGGAAGAGGCGGAGAGGCTTTACCTGGAGGTCGTCCGCGACTATGACATGTACAAAAAGTTTGGAGGCGGCTCGGAAACAGCCGAGAGAATGTTAGAAATTGCCATGGGCACTTTTGACTGA
- a CDS encoding tyrosine--tRNA ligase has protein sequence MDIESRIELIKKKPTEELLTEENLRHLLEVGIPMQHYIGFEISGYIHLGTGLMAGAKIADLQKAGVKTRIFLADWHSWINDKLGGDLDVIQKVALTYFKEGMKQSIKVMGGDPDKVEFVLASEILEKGDYWQTVIDISKNVTLARMMRSITIMGRQMGEAIDFAKLIYPAMQVADIFYQGVTIAHAGMDQRKAHVIAIEVAQKLKYHALEWNGEKLKPVALHHHLLLGLQEPPVWPIESEEQFKELKTQMKMSKSKPYSAVFIHDTPEEIRQKLRKAFCPAKEVNYNPVLDWAEHIIFREEPTEFTIHRPAKFGGDITYTTFEELKRDFAEGKLHPLDLKNAVAEYLIELLKPIRDYFERHPEPLELMNQVKITR, from the coding sequence ATGGACATTGAGAGCAGGATAGAACTCATAAAGAAGAAGCCCACGGAGGAACTCCTTACGGAAGAGAACCTCAGGCATCTCCTCGAAGTCGGAATCCCGATGCAGCACTACATCGGCTTCGAAATAAGCGGTTACATTCACCTCGGAACCGGTCTCATGGCGGGAGCGAAGATAGCCGACCTCCAGAAGGCTGGCGTTAAAACGAGGATTTTCCTGGCCGACTGGCACAGCTGGATCAACGACAAGCTCGGTGGAGATTTGGACGTCATCCAGAAGGTTGCACTAACCTACTTCAAGGAGGGCATGAAGCAGAGCATAAAGGTCATGGGCGGCGACCCTGACAAGGTGGAGTTCGTTTTAGCGAGCGAGATACTTGAGAAGGGCGACTACTGGCAGACCGTCATAGATATCTCCAAGAACGTTACCCTGGCAAGAATGATGCGCTCCATCACGATTATGGGAAGGCAGATGGGCGAAGCGATAGACTTCGCCAAGCTCATCTACCCGGCCATGCAGGTGGCGGACATATTCTACCAGGGCGTTACCATTGCCCACGCCGGAATGGACCAGAGGAAGGCCCACGTTATAGCGATTGAAGTGGCTCAGAAGCTCAAGTACCACGCCCTCGAGTGGAACGGCGAGAAGCTCAAACCGGTGGCTTTACACCACCACCTCCTCCTCGGCCTGCAGGAGCCGCCGGTCTGGCCGATCGAGAGCGAGGAGCAGTTCAAAGAGCTCAAGACCCAGATGAAGATGAGCAAGAGCAAGCCCTACTCCGCTGTGTTTATCCACGACACTCCGGAGGAGATAAGGCAGAAGCTCAGGAAGGCATTCTGCCCGGCAAAGGAGGTCAACTACAACCCGGTCCTCGACTGGGCCGAGCACATAATCTTCCGCGAGGAGCCGACAGAGTTCACCATCCACAGGCCGGCCAAGTTCGGTGGAGATATCACCTACACCACCTTCGAGGAGCTCAAGAGGGACTTCGCGGAAGGAAAGCTCCACCCGCTCGACCTCAAGAACGCGGTTGCGGAATACCTCATTGAGTTGCTCAAGCCGATCAGGGACTACTTTGAGAGGCACCCGGAGCCGCTTGAGCTGATGAACCAGGTGAAGATAACCCGCTGA
- a CDS encoding ABC transporter substrate-binding protein — MKKLASIGVILLLALSVVASGCVSSGGGDETSGITLVVVTRHDATIQYMAKQLFLQSDIAKEYNIEDIKFIKVPESLWPSYIEKGADVGWGGGPTLFDDLYKAGHLAPITDERVLKLIGNPLPTELAGMPMIRKDGDKVYWIAAALSSFGFTVNKKKLAEWNLPIPQKWEDIASEQWALNPPQYGLADPTRSTSNTRIYQIILQAFGWDQGWRIMTLIAANSKIYMQSDAVRDAVINGEIAAGNTIDFYGYTAMQQNPDCLYVVPKGESIINGDPIALLAKAQHPEAAQAFIYWVLTEGQTIWMSPDINRLPINPQVFDMKVTKEYADVVFKGEHVGETYGEARPALKKAYEDAIHAEGIPFDDKRALETINALQYYFKATLVDPNQKLHDAWVAIVQAYKDGKISEEQFNQLKDELTAPIEFKDPDTGKTVTLTEDYAKSINERIMKDRNFQDQLVQEWRQAASDKYDKVLQDLKAITG; from the coding sequence ATGAAGAAGCTCGCGTCAATTGGGGTTATTCTCCTGCTTGCCCTCAGCGTCGTGGCCAGTGGTTGCGTCAGTAGCGGTGGCGGCGACGAAACGAGTGGCATAACCCTCGTCGTCGTCACGAGACATGACGCAACCATCCAGTATATGGCAAAGCAGCTCTTCCTCCAGAGCGACATAGCAAAGGAGTACAACATCGAAGACATCAAGTTCATCAAGGTTCCTGAGAGCCTCTGGCCAAGCTACATCGAGAAAGGAGCGGACGTCGGCTGGGGTGGAGGCCCGACCCTCTTCGACGACCTCTACAAAGCCGGCCACCTTGCCCCAATAACTGACGAGAGGGTTCTCAAGCTCATAGGCAACCCGCTACCGACAGAGCTTGCGGGAATGCCCATGATAAGGAAGGACGGCGACAAGGTCTACTGGATAGCGGCGGCGCTCTCGTCCTTTGGATTCACGGTCAACAAGAAGAAGCTCGCCGAGTGGAACCTCCCGATACCCCAGAAGTGGGAGGACATAGCCAGCGAGCAGTGGGCTCTCAACCCGCCCCAGTACGGTCTGGCCGACCCGACGAGGAGCACCTCCAACACGAGGATATACCAGATCATCCTCCAGGCCTTTGGCTGGGATCAGGGATGGCGCATCATGACCCTTATAGCGGCCAACTCCAAGATATACATGCAGAGTGACGCGGTTAGGGATGCAGTCATAAACGGTGAGATAGCGGCTGGAAACACCATAGACTTCTACGGTTACACCGCGATGCAGCAGAACCCCGACTGTCTCTACGTCGTCCCGAAGGGGGAGAGCATCATAAACGGTGACCCGATAGCGCTTCTCGCCAAGGCCCAGCACCCAGAGGCGGCGCAGGCCTTCATATACTGGGTGCTCACTGAGGGCCAGACCATCTGGATGAGCCCAGACATCAACAGGCTCCCCATCAACCCGCAGGTCTTTGATATGAAGGTTACCAAGGAGTACGCTGACGTAGTCTTCAAGGGCGAGCACGTTGGCGAGACCTACGGTGAGGCGAGGCCTGCCCTCAAGAAGGCCTACGAGGACGCCATACACGCCGAGGGAATACCCTTCGACGACAAGCGCGCCCTCGAGACTATCAACGCGCTCCAGTACTACTTCAAGGCCACCCTCGTCGACCCGAATCAGAAGCTCCACGACGCATGGGTTGCCATAGTCCAGGCCTACAAGGATGGAAAGATAAGTGAGGAGCAGTTCAACCAGCTCAAGGACGAGCTCACCGCTCCGATAGAGTTCAAGGACCCTGACACCGGCAAGACCGTCACCTTGACCGAAGACTACGCCAAGAGCATAAACGAAAGGATCATGAAGGACAGGAACTTCCAGGACCAGCTCGTTCAGGAGTGGCGCCAGGCCGCTAGCGACAAGTACGACAAGGTACTCCAAGACCTCAAGGCCATAACCGGCTGA
- a CDS encoding ABC transporter ATP-binding protein, producing MVDVKLENIVKTFGETVALKGINLHIKAGELFTLLGPSGCGKSTTLRIIAGLDFPDSGTIYFGDEEVTYLPSSKRGAVLVFQNYALWPHMTVFDNVAYGLKLRKVPKAEIEKRVKWALELVKLQGFEDRYPTQLSGGQQQRVAIARALVVEPKVLLLDEPLSNLDAKLRLEMRSEIRRIQRELGITVIYVTHDQEEAMAISDRIAVMNVGTVEQVGTPKEIYETPKTEFVASFMGKTNVIPAKVVERNGDRVTVEFEGIRLDGLHYTEKSDDVVVVIRPERIKLKPVENAVSFTGTVDLVEYYGFFIEVVGLFGDTRIIARTISDRDVAGLRPTQPVTFYVERDDIIVLPKQHL from the coding sequence ATGGTTGATGTCAAGCTCGAGAACATAGTCAAAACCTTTGGAGAAACCGTTGCCCTCAAGGGAATAAACCTCCACATCAAGGCTGGTGAGCTCTTCACCCTGCTCGGCCCGAGCGGGTGCGGAAAGTCAACAACGCTGAGGATAATAGCGGGCCTCGACTTCCCTGACAGCGGAACCATCTACTTCGGCGACGAGGAGGTCACATACCTCCCGTCCAGCAAGCGCGGCGCAGTGCTCGTCTTCCAGAACTACGCCCTCTGGCCCCACATGACGGTCTTCGACAACGTCGCCTACGGCCTGAAGCTGAGGAAGGTCCCGAAGGCCGAGATAGAGAAGAGGGTCAAGTGGGCCCTTGAGCTGGTCAAGCTCCAGGGGTTTGAGGACCGCTACCCGACCCAGCTGAGCGGTGGTCAGCAGCAGCGTGTGGCAATAGCCAGGGCCCTCGTCGTTGAGCCGAAAGTTCTCCTCCTCGACGAGCCGCTGAGCAACCTCGACGCCAAGCTAAGGCTTGAGATGCGCTCGGAAATAAGGAGAATACAGAGGGAGCTCGGAATCACCGTCATCTACGTCACCCACGACCAGGAGGAGGCAATGGCCATAAGCGACAGGATAGCCGTCATGAACGTCGGAACCGTCGAGCAGGTAGGGACCCCGAAGGAAATATACGAGACGCCCAAGACTGAGTTCGTTGCCAGCTTCATGGGCAAGACCAACGTCATTCCAGCGAAGGTCGTCGAGAGGAACGGGGATCGCGTCACCGTCGAGTTCGAGGGTATAAGGCTGGACGGCCTCCACTACACGGAGAAGAGCGATGACGTGGTTGTCGTCATAAGGCCGGAGAGGATAAAGCTCAAACCCGTTGAAAACGCGGTCTCGTTCACCGGAACGGTTGACCTCGTCGAGTACTACGGGTTCTTCATAGAGGTCGTCGGCCTCTTCGGCGACACGAGGATCATAGCAAGGACCATCAGCGACAGGGACGTTGCCGGCCTCAGGCCGACCCAGCCGGTGACCTTCTACGTGGAGAGGGACGACATCATAGTCCTCCCGAAGCAGCATCTTTAA
- a CDS encoding Lrp/AsnC family transcriptional regulator, with product MPGVDEKDREILRILRKEGRITLTELGKRVNLSPASVKNRVEKLEKLGAIRGYSAVVNPTFLGEYVSVFLELKLAIDDHTVDPILRKVAGMENVEAVYRRSGERQILVKAHFQDTDEVKAFAGKLKRLFGRNLERVEATLVIDTFKESWIDLERKTR from the coding sequence ATGCCTGGAGTGGACGAGAAAGACAGGGAGATACTGCGTATTCTGCGGAAGGAAGGCAGGATTACCCTAACGGAGCTGGGCAAGAGGGTGAACCTCTCCCCGGCGAGCGTTAAAAACCGGGTTGAGAAGCTTGAAAAGCTCGGTGCCATCAGGGGCTACTCCGCCGTTGTAAACCCCACATTCCTTGGGGAGTACGTCTCGGTCTTCCTTGAGCTTAAGCTGGCGATAGACGACCACACGGTCGACCCCATACTGAGAAAGGTAGCCGGGATGGAGAACGTCGAGGCAGTCTATAGGAGAAGCGGCGAGAGGCAGATACTGGTGAAGGCCCACTTCCAGGATACCGACGAGGTCAAGGCCTTCGCCGGAAAGTTAAAGCGCCTCTTCGGCAGGAACCTGGAACGGGTTGAGGCCACGCTCGTCATAGATACGTTCAAAGAATCCTGGATCGATCTGGAAAGAAAAACCCGCTGA